The proteins below are encoded in one region of Belonocnema kinseyi isolate 2016_QV_RU_SX_M_011 chromosome 3, B_treatae_v1, whole genome shotgun sequence:
- the LOC117170188 gene encoding cytochrome P450 315a1, mitochondrial-like produces MVSIAMQSRKDFYTLIAVFRKQVRPVGDRCCKNFDSHSASKNVEKGISAIQKSYETVASSSAVREMPVDPVNSFLGMIRFLFASRLGTKLHEYVDQRHKDLGPIYRSHAGSTSAVFINSPEEYRKIFVQLEGPTPKHFIPEAWIIYNKEHSKNSRGLFFMEGEEWLHFRRILNKLLLKVNSIDFMIEPCGKVAKDLATTMFSFANAETAVPNLKLQIYDYSLQAILATLIGSTWITHKTQILREADDLAVFMYKIFKYSSRLNVISAKKAKDANFPWWNLFARNLDDVLKKVTDVLALMTRLDSDGLLKNMIDAGIKNEDLVRIVADLIIAAGDTTTSSTQWALYLLSIHPAIQERFYKNVKDKKHKEALLDPLTIGILKETLRLYPTAPFLTRYIPVDAQIGGYHVSKEEILLMSLYSSGRDPANFIKPDQFQPDRWTRLENGSYEGVLHPAATIPFAIGVRSCIGKKLAEVKINLALIELVKNFRIECINKRPVKMVLQMIAEPSEPIQLKLTSR; encoded by the coding sequence ATGGTGTCAATTGCAATGCAGTCCAGGAAAGATTTTTACACCCTAATTGCAGTTTTTAGAAAACAAGTTCGACCTGTCGGTGATCGTTGCTGCAAGAATTTTGATTCTCATTCGGCctcaaaaaatgtggaaaaaggaATATCAGCGATACAAAAATCATATGAAACGGTAGCTTCTTCAAGCGCTGTTCGTGAGATGCCTGTAGATCCAGTAAATTCTTTTCTGGGGATGATTCGATTTCTGTTTGCATCTCGTTTGGGAACAAAGCTTCACGAATATGTTGATCAACGGCATAAAGATCTGGGACCCATATACAGGAGTCATGCAGGTTCTACCTCAGCAGTATTCATTAATTCTCCTGAGGAATATCGCAAGATTTTCGTCCAGTTAGAAGGACCAACACCAAAGCACTTTATACCAGAAGCATGGATTATTTACAATAAAGAACATTCAAAAAATTCCCGTGGTCTCTTTTTCATGGAAGGAGAAGAATGGCTACATTTTCGAAGAATACTGAACAAACTTCTTCTTAAAGTTAATTCTATCGATTTTATGATAGAGCCCTGTGGTAAAGTTGCAAAGGATCTGGCTACAACTATGTTCTCTTTTGCTAATGCGGAAACGGCCGTCCCAAATTTGAAGCTTCAAATTTATGATTATTCTCTTCAAGCCATACTGGCGACTCTCATAGGTTCTACTTGGATCACACATAAAACACAGATACTGAGGGAGGCCGATGATCTGGCCGtctttatgtataaaatattcaagtATTCTAGTCGGCTGAACGTCATATCTGCAAAAAAGGCAAAGGATGCCAATTTCCCGTGGTGGAATTTGTTTGCTAGAAACTTGgatgatgttttaaaaaaagtgacggACGTGTTAGCGCTAATGACACGTCTTGACAGTGATGGACTTCTTAAAAACATGATAGATGCTGGTATAAAGAATGAGGACCTTGTTAGAATTGTTGCAGATTTAATTATAGCAGCGGGTGATACAACGACTTCATCTACTCAATGGGCGTTGTATTTACTGAGTATCCATCCGGCAATCCAGGaacgattttacaaaaatgttaaagataAAAAGCACAAGGAAGCACTTCTTGATCCTTTGACCATCGGCATCTTGAAAGAGACTCTAAGATTATACCCAACGGCTCCATTCCTGACTCGATATATACCCGTAGATGCTCAGATTGGAGGGTATCATGTTTCCAAAGAGGAAATTTTGCTTATGAGTTTGTACTCCAGTGGGCGGGATCCCGCAAATTTTATTAAACCTGATCAATTTCAACCTGATCGGTGGACGCGATTAGAAAATGGAAGCTATGAAGGCGTACTCCATCCAGCTGCCACAATACCTTTCGCTATTGGAGTTAGGAGTTGCATTGGTAAAAAGTTGGCGGAAGTCAAAATAAATTTGGCTTTAATAGAGCTCGTAAAAAACTTCAGGATAGAGTGCATAAACAAGCGTCCAGTGAAGATGGTCTTACAAATGATCGCTGAACCGTCTGAACCTATCCAGCTGAAGTTAACCTCTAGATGA